A window of Sphingobium herbicidovorans contains these coding sequences:
- a CDS encoding flagellar hook-basal body complex protein, which produces MSFYISLSGLKAAQTDLATIANNVSNVNSTAFKKSKAVFGDIFAAAPMQTTTQVAGQGARVQGITQQFTQGTIEGTDKTLDLAITGEGFFTVKRTGDSQVSFTRNGALSLTEDRYVVDTTGARVQVIPVDPTTGEPSAALAASLAAGTVTSGDLADLQVPTNWPAGGTGNQLNSVGVGKDGQITGVYADGSTVYLGTTAMAAFNSQDGLRQQGDAHWTSTSASGTPRFGIGNSGLYGSVRSGSLERANVDITEELVALISAQRNFQANSKAIEAANTLSTTIVNMRT; this is translated from the coding sequence ATGTCCTTCTACATTTCGCTTTCCGGCCTGAAGGCCGCCCAGACCGATCTGGCGACCATCGCCAATAACGTGTCGAACGTGAACTCCACCGCCTTCAAGAAGAGCAAGGCCGTGTTCGGCGACATCTTCGCCGCCGCGCCGATGCAGACGACCACGCAGGTCGCGGGCCAGGGCGCGCGCGTGCAGGGCATCACCCAGCAATTCACGCAGGGCACGATCGAGGGCACCGACAAGACGCTTGACCTCGCCATCACCGGCGAAGGCTTCTTCACCGTCAAGCGCACCGGCGACAGCCAGGTCAGCTTCACCCGCAACGGCGCGCTCTCGCTGACCGAGGACCGCTATGTGGTGGATACCACCGGCGCGCGGGTTCAGGTCATCCCCGTCGATCCGACGACCGGCGAACCTAGCGCCGCCCTCGCCGCCAGCCTTGCTGCGGGCACCGTAACCTCCGGCGACCTCGCGGACCTTCAGGTTCCCACCAACTGGCCCGCAGGCGGCACCGGCAATCAGCTGAACAGCGTCGGCGTGGGCAAGGACGGCCAGATCACCGGCGTCTATGCCGATGGTTCCACCGTCTATCTGGGCACCACCGCCATGGCCGCGTTCAACAGCCAGGATGGCCTGCGCCAGCAGGGCGACGCGCACTGGACATCCACCTCGGCCAGCGGCACGCCCCGTTTCGGCATCGGCAACAGCGGCCTTTACGGATCGGTCCGTTCCGGTTCGCTGGAACGCGCCAACGTGGACATCACCGAGGAACTGGTCGCCCTGATCTCGGCCCAGCGCAACTTTCAGGCGAACTCGAAGGCGATCGAGGCGGCGAACACGCTGTCGACCACCATCGTCAACATGCGCACCTAA
- a CDS encoding flagellar hook assembly protein FlgD: MSTTSTVTDSAGLSVYNPYKNVGTGKSEMGQADFLRLLTAQMQTQDPFEPMDNAQMVSQMATITNSSGIAEMNQTLKGLASQLTGSRLGDAASWIGKSMLVQSNIVAPDAAGQYIGQVSFADATSGATVDLMDGNGNVLKTIELGNQDAGDVNFYWDGKNDLGEQVATDALKIRVNGASPTRVASWATIAAVQSPADGSASKLITALGTYSPSDALSLA; this comes from the coding sequence ATGAGCACGACCTCCACTGTCACCGACAGCGCGGGCTTGTCCGTCTATAATCCGTACAAGAATGTCGGCACGGGCAAGTCGGAAATGGGCCAGGCGGATTTCCTTCGCCTGCTCACCGCACAGATGCAGACGCAGGATCCGTTCGAACCGATGGATAATGCGCAGATGGTCTCGCAAATGGCGACCATCACCAATTCCAGCGGCATCGCCGAAATGAACCAGACGCTCAAAGGCCTGGCCTCGCAGCTGACCGGCTCGCGCCTGGGCGACGCCGCCAGCTGGATCGGCAAGTCGATGCTGGTGCAGAGCAATATCGTCGCGCCCGACGCGGCCGGTCAATATATCGGCCAGGTCAGCTTCGCGGACGCCACCAGCGGCGCGACCGTCGATCTGATGGACGGCAACGGCAATGTCCTGAAAACCATCGAACTTGGCAATCAGGACGCTGGCGACGTCAACTTCTACTGGGATGGCAAGAATGACCTGGGAGAGCAGGTCGCAACCGACGCGCTCAAGATCCGCGTCAACGGTGCCTCTCCCACCCGCGTCGCCAGCTGGGCGACCATCGCCGCCGTTCAGTCACCCGCCGACGGCAGCGCCTCCAAACTCATTACCGCGCTCGGCACCTACAGCCCGTCGGACGCCCTTTCACTCGCCTGA
- the flgC gene encoding flagellar basal body rod protein FlgC, translating to MSGSGPMNVFDIAGRAMSAQLVRLNATASNMANAGNVTGSEAEAYRAIKPVFQSVTDKPGVSTVKVANVLTTDAKPTKRHDPNHPLADQNGDVWEAAVDSSAELVDMIETARMYQNNVQVLNTAKSLMLETIRIGK from the coding sequence ATGAGCGGTTCCGGCCCCATGAACGTCTTCGACATCGCCGGCCGCGCCATGAGCGCGCAGCTGGTCCGCCTGAACGCCACGGCTTCGAACATGGCCAATGCGGGCAACGTCACCGGCAGCGAGGCGGAAGCCTATCGCGCCATCAAGCCTGTTTTCCAGTCGGTCACCGACAAGCCCGGCGTGTCCACGGTGAAGGTCGCCAATGTCCTCACCACCGACGCCAAGCCGACCAAGCGCCACGACCCCAACCATCCTCTCGCCGACCAGAATGGCGACGTGTGGGAAGCAGCTGTCGATAGCAGCGCGGAACTGGTCGACATGATCGAAACCGCCCGCATGTACCAAAACAATGTGCAGGTGCTGAACACCGCCAAATCCCTCATGCTCGAAACCATAAGGATCGGCAAATGA
- the flgB gene encoding flagellar basal body rod protein FlgB translates to MSLEDGLFGIHGKALALRSQRLSLLASNIANASTPGYKARDIDFESALKEASTRQSRSVADVSKAVDDSMGYRVPLQSSLDGNTVELSTEQTLFAENAVKYRTTLSFLEGRINTITRALKGE, encoded by the coding sequence ATGTCGCTGGAAGACGGACTGTTCGGGATACATGGAAAGGCGCTGGCGCTTCGCTCGCAACGCCTGTCCCTGCTCGCGTCCAACATCGCGAACGCCTCGACGCCCGGCTACAAGGCGCGGGACATCGATTTCGAATCCGCGCTCAAGGAAGCATCGACCCGGCAGAGCAGGTCTGTGGCCGACGTGTCGAAGGCCGTCGATGACAGCATGGGCTATCGCGTCCCGCTGCAATCCAGCCTCGACGGCAATACGGTCGAACTCAGCACCGAACAGACGCTGTTCGCGGAAAACGCCGTCAAATATCGCACGACCCTCTCCTTCCTTGAGGGCCGCATCAACACCATCACTCGCGCGCTGAAGGGAGAATGA
- a CDS encoding motility protein A, giving the protein MIAILAQLFDPLTLVVMIAGVGAVALFQNGLSAIGRAFAALPPLFRADPDKDQATARAAMLKIDQVAQLRGLACTDRVKTANPFLAEAARRLANSDGAEQFENWAAQALADRSRRHAGARNVWLSIADAAPALGMAGTILGLVGMFAAMDDPAALGPSMALALLTTLYGVVIANMIAAPVASRLADLSEREIAWQKEAVGRMLAIARRENVPTRRASIREVA; this is encoded by the coding sequence ATGATCGCGATATTGGCGCAGCTATTTGATCCCCTGACCCTGGTCGTGATGATCGCTGGCGTGGGCGCGGTGGCGCTGTTCCAGAATGGCCTGTCCGCAATCGGGCGGGCCTTTGCCGCTTTGCCGCCGCTGTTTCGCGCGGATCCCGACAAGGATCAGGCGACGGCGCGGGCAGCGATGCTGAAGATAGACCAGGTCGCGCAACTGCGCGGGCTTGCCTGCACCGACCGGGTGAAGACGGCCAACCCTTTCCTTGCCGAAGCGGCGCGGCGGCTGGCCAACAGCGATGGCGCCGAGCAATTCGAAAACTGGGCGGCGCAGGCGCTTGCCGACCGGTCGCGGCGTCATGCAGGCGCGCGCAATGTCTGGCTGTCCATCGCCGACGCTGCGCCCGCGCTGGGCATGGCGGGCACGATCCTGGGCCTTGTCGGCATGTTCGCGGCGATGGATGATCCTGCCGCGCTTGGCCCCTCCATGGCGCTGGCGTTGCTGACGACGCTGTATGGCGTGGTCATCGCCAATATGATTGCCGCGCCGGTCGCCAGTCGTCTGGCCGATCTGTCGGAGCGGGAGATTGCCTGGCAAAAGGAGGCCGTTGGCCGCATGCTGGCGATTGCGCGGCGCGAAAATGTGCCGACGCGGCGTGCGTCGATCCGCGAGGTCGCGTGA
- a CDS encoding flagellar motor protein MotB: MIGAASQARRNRWAVSFADLLLLLLGFFILLHASGQRRDAMLAQVRQQFGGRAIARDTELRAAELFLSGEALLSDRGRAQIARVAARLRSGGGGLDVSSEGTDPARERFDQWDLAAARLGAVARELKAQGLAGDRLRIRGLDQMDGATGKGQVIRIGRSTDTAR, from the coding sequence ATGATCGGCGCTGCATCACAGGCGCGGCGCAACCGATGGGCGGTGAGTTTTGCCGACCTGCTGCTGCTGCTGCTCGGCTTTTTCATATTATTGCATGCGAGCGGCCAGCGCCGGGACGCCATGCTGGCGCAGGTGAGGCAGCAATTTGGCGGGCGAGCGATCGCCAGGGATACCGAATTGCGGGCGGCGGAATTGTTCCTGTCCGGTGAGGCTCTGCTGTCCGACCGGGGCAGGGCGCAGATTGCGCGCGTGGCGGCAAGGCTAAGGTCAGGCGGGGGCGGGCTGGATGTCAGCAGCGAAGGGACTGATCCTGCGCGGGAACGGTTCGACCAATGGGATCTGGCGGCGGCGCGGCTGGGCGCGGTGGCGCGAGAGCTGAAGGCGCAAGGGCTGGCGGGCGACCGCCTGCGCATTCGCGGGCTGGACCAGATGGACGGCGCGACCGGCAAGGGCCAGGTGATCCGTATCGGCCGGTCGACCGATACGGCGCGTTAA
- a CDS encoding flagella basal body P-ring formation protein FlgA has translation MNKLPLIAVLLLSAVAAAPVQAQQKFENLDRIDGLVAMTVGANIGEPGGPLAPVDRRLRLAACPGTPSVEGPVFGAAMVKCDALGWRIRVPLAGGGGAAAAPAARYGVAARPAQREMVVKRGDPVQLVAGNSEFSVSRMMVADEDGALGDTIRVREDRRAAPVLAQVVAMGTVRIPGFNDF, from the coding sequence GTGAACAAGCTGCCCCTGATTGCCGTCCTGCTGCTGTCGGCAGTCGCTGCCGCGCCCGTGCAGGCGCAGCAGAAGTTTGAAAATCTCGACCGCATCGACGGCCTGGTTGCGATGACCGTGGGCGCGAATATCGGCGAGCCCGGCGGACCGCTGGCCCCGGTAGACCGGCGGCTGCGGCTGGCGGCATGTCCGGGAACGCCCAGTGTGGAAGGTCCGGTTTTCGGTGCGGCGATGGTCAAGTGCGATGCACTGGGCTGGCGCATTCGCGTGCCGCTGGCTGGCGGCGGCGGCGCCGCCGCTGCTCCGGCAGCACGCTACGGCGTGGCGGCTCGCCCCGCCCAGCGCGAGATGGTGGTCAAGCGCGGCGACCCGGTTCAACTGGTCGCGGGCAATTCCGAATTCAGCGTGTCGCGCATGATGGTCGCTGACGAAGACGGCGCGCTGGGCGACACCATCCGGGTGCGCGAGGACAGGAGGGCCGCGCCCGTCCTGGCCCAGGTGGTCGCGATGGGCACCGTGCGCATTCCAGGATTTAATGATTTCTGA